In the Natrinema sp. CBA1119 genome, GGTCGGCGGCCGCGGTCTTCGGACTCCTCTCCGACGAGACCCGTATCGCGGTGCTCCGGAAGATCGCCGTCGCCCAGAGCGAGCGGGGCCACACCGCCGGCCCGGCCGAACTCTCCTTCTCGGCGATCTACGACCGGGTCGCGATCGATAACACCGCCAAACTCTCCTATCACCTCGGCGAACTCGAGGGGCTGTTCCTGCGCAAGACCGACGACGGCTACTCGCTGACCCACGCGGGCGAGCGGATCGTCCGGCTGCTCCTCTCGGAGAACTACGGCGAGGTGACCGGGTTCGACCGAACCGCGGTCCCGGGATCGTGTCTCCTCTGTGGCGCGTCGTCGCTCGAGGCCACCCTCGACAGCCAGTTCCTGACGATCGGCTGTCTGGACTGCGAGCGAAATGTCGCCGGCTACGAGGTCCCGCCGGCGCAGGTCCGGGAGCGGTCCGCGTCGGCCGCCGTCGAGGCGCTCGTCCACCGGATGGGCGCCCACTACCGCCAGGTCCGCGGCGGTGTCTGTCCGTCCTGCGGCGGGCGACTCTCGCTCGAGGTGCGCGAACTCGGCGAGCCCGAGGCCGACCCGTTCGTCGCGATCGACCGCTGTGCGGACTGTCTGCGGTCGTACTCGGCCCCGCTGACGCTCCGCTCGGCGTACCACCCCGAGGCGATCGCGTTCTGCTGGGAGCGCGGCGTCGATGTCCTCTCGACGGCCCCGTGGGAACTCCTGGGACGCGTCCACGATGGCGGGTGGTCCAGCGCGAAGACCGCCACCGAGCCCGCCGCCTACGAGGTGATGTTCGGGCTCGCAGGCGACGTTCTCCGACTCGGACTCGGGGCCGACCTGTCGGTCGAGCGGACCGAGCGCGTGCGACGGAACTCGGTCGGCGACGACCGATAGTGAAAGCCTCCCAACAAAACGGCCGTTGAGCGGAGACGCCGGTGAGCGATCCGAGACGGACCGGCTTCCCGCCGACCCCCCACGAGCCGCTCAACGAGCGTTTTGAAACGGATCTGTTACATGTAATTTCTTCGATAATACTTACGTAGTCGGATCCGCTGGGTAGTGACCGAGATGGAATTCGACTCCACGTCGACTCGAGGTGAGAACCCATGACGAGTCTGACACTGGACGACTGCATCGATTTCGTCACGACCCACAGCCGTCTCGTGCTGGTGGTACTGTTGATACTGACCGCGGCGATGGGCGTCGGGGTGACCGAACTGGACACGGAGGGTCAGGCGGGACAGGACGACTTCCCCGAGACGGATCGATCGGAGACGGCGGCGGCGATCGAGGAGCGCTACGGCGGA is a window encoding:
- a CDS encoding helix-turn-helix domain-containing protein — its product is MSEDRSAAAVFGLLSDETRIAVLRKIAVAQSERGHTAGPAELSFSAIYDRVAIDNTAKLSYHLGELEGLFLRKTDDGYSLTHAGERIVRLLLSENYGEVTGFDRTAVPGSCLLCGASSLEATLDSQFLTIGCLDCERNVAGYEVPPAQVRERSASAAVEALVHRMGAHYRQVRGGVCPSCGGRLSLEVRELGEPEADPFVAIDRCADCLRSYSAPLTLRSAYHPEAIAFCWERGVDVLSTAPWELLGRVHDGGWSSAKTATEPAAYEVMFGLAGDVLRLGLGADLSVERTERVRRNSVGDDR